Proteins encoded in a region of the Sulfurimonas marina genome:
- a CDS encoding di-heme oxidoredictase family protein codes for MPRVTTTLTLTGFLFAACSSDRATQDTTAIYTQDKSKHVFTKAVKLSHEDEDYRILGKSFFKIPWVEAPSATTARDGLGPLFSANTCIHCHPHNGAGIALDKDGNIHRSLVMRLSIPSEKKLNNDLMLRNGFIPEPTYGGQLSFNGVSDVKYEGSVALSYVERKGAFEDGETYTLHEPHYELKNLQYGAIQQDANVAPHIALALIGLGAIEDIAVEEILKNEDIDDKDKDGISGKANWVYNPETNTTALGRFTWKAASATVKHQSANAAHNDMGLSNPLYPSDNCTDKQEECLKAPKGRGGFDLPMERLDAITYYLKTLKIPAQRRIGGFEKGQELFDELGCVKCHVDSFTTEKGVEIHPYSDFLLHDMGERLGDGHTIFKAEANEFRTPPLWGIGLYEKVSGELNLLHDGRAKSISEAILWHGGEAQAQKEAFRQLDKKQRETLLEFLKGI; via the coding sequence ATGCCGAGAGTGACAACCACCTTAACACTAACCGGATTTTTATTTGCAGCTTGTAGCAGCGACAGAGCAACACAAGATACAACTGCAATTTATACACAAGATAAAAGCAAGCATGTTTTTACTAAAGCGGTAAAACTCTCCCATGAGGATGAGGATTACCGTATCCTTGGAAAAAGTTTCTTTAAAATCCCGTGGGTGGAAGCACCCTCGGCAACTACGGCTCGTGACGGTTTAGGACCTCTGTTTTCAGCAAACACTTGTATACATTGCCATCCGCATAACGGTGCAGGGATAGCCCTTGATAAAGATGGAAATATTCACAGATCGTTAGTGATGCGTCTCTCGATTCCATCGGAAAAAAAGCTTAATAATGACTTGATGTTGAGAAACGGTTTTATTCCAGAACCCACTTATGGAGGGCAACTCAGTTTTAACGGAGTGAGCGATGTAAAGTATGAGGGAAGTGTAGCACTCTCTTATGTAGAGAGAAAAGGAGCTTTTGAAGACGGTGAGACCTATACACTCCATGAGCCTCATTATGAGCTAAAAAACTTGCAATACGGAGCAATACAGCAGGATGCTAACGTTGCACCGCACATCGCCCTTGCTCTTATCGGACTCGGTGCTATTGAAGATATTGCGGTCGAAGAGATCCTAAAAAATGAAGATATTGATGATAAAGATAAAGACGGGATCTCCGGCAAGGCTAACTGGGTATATAACCCTGAGACAAATACAACTGCACTTGGACGCTTTACATGGAAAGCAGCCTCGGCTACCGTAAAACACCAGAGTGCAAATGCAGCTCATAACGATATGGGGCTCTCAAACCCACTCTATCCAAGTGATAACTGCACGGATAAACAAGAGGAGTGTTTAAAAGCTCCAAAAGGGCGTGGAGGGTTTGACCTTCCGATGGAAAGGCTTGATGCGATCACTTACTATCTCAAAACACTTAAAATCCCTGCTCAGAGAAGAATCGGTGGTTTTGAAAAGGGCCAAGAGCTCTTTGATGAGCTTGGATGTGTGAAGTGTCATGTAGATAGTTTTACTACAGAAAAAGGGGTTGAGATTCACCCTTACAGCGATTTTTTACTCCATGATATGGGTGAGAGACTTGGTGATGGGCACACTATTTTTAAAGCCGAAGCAAATGAGTTCCGTACACCGCCACTTTGGGGGATTGGTTTATATGAAAAGGTCTCAGGTGAATTGAATCTTTTACACGACGGACGTGCAAAGAGTATCTCTGAGGCTATTTTATGGCATGGAGGTGAGGCACAGGCTCAAAAAGAGGCTTTTAGACAGCTAGATAAAAAACAAAGAGAGACTCTTTTAGAGTTTTTAAAAGGAATATAA